The proteins below come from a single Mucilaginibacter mali genomic window:
- a CDS encoding 50S ribosomal protein L25/general stress protein Ctc — translation MKSIAISGSPRENVGKRDAKELRYQGLIPAVLYGGATQTHFSVSAADLKPAVYTPHVHFIDLDIAGTKSQAIIKDMQFHPLTEQMLHVDFLLLDEAKPVTIEIPIRLTGTSPGVKMGGKLVQKLRKLRVKALPKDHLDTIEVSIEGLEVGKSVRVREISVPNLVITNTPEDTILSITTSRALRQAEQEEKSGKK, via the coding sequence ATGAAATCAATTGCTATTAGCGGTTCTCCAAGAGAGAACGTAGGGAAAAGGGACGCTAAAGAGCTGCGCTACCAGGGTTTGATCCCGGCGGTTCTTTATGGTGGTGCTACACAGACCCACTTTTCAGTGTCTGCAGCTGATTTGAAGCCTGCGGTTTATACGCCGCACGTTCATTTCATCGATCTTGACATTGCCGGCACAAAATCGCAGGCTATCATTAAAGACATGCAGTTCCATCCGTTGACTGAGCAGATGCTGCACGTTGACTTTTTGTTACTGGACGAAGCAAAACCTGTAACTATCGAAATTCCTATCCGTTTAACCGGTACTTCGCCAGGTGTTAAAATGGGTGGTAAACTGGTACAGAAGCTGCGTAAACTGCGTGTTAAAGCTTTACCTAAAGACCACCTGGATACCATCGAAGTAAGCATCGAAGGCCTGGAAGTAGGTAAATCGGTACGTGTACGTGAGATCAGCGTTCCAAACCTGGTTATCACCAACACTCCGGAAGATACTATCCTTTCTATCACTACCTCGCGTGCATTACGCCAGGCTGAGCAGGAAGAGAAAAGCGGTAAGAAATAA
- a CDS encoding AAA family ATPase codes for MSIYSIHIRNFKSIRDSGPIRINPLNILIGSNGAGKSNFIGFFKFLNMLFEQQLQNHISRKGRADGFMYFGRRSKFIGGEIIFTNEDNRISNRYSFKMEPDQSNSLFFSEEYSDYNMKTKTSNDEISWSLKKINSGGPSESRLQDDGSVRSQFLRDFFKSFKVFHFHDTSDSSKLKGFCNTTDYEYLIEDGSNLPAFLYKMKELAPKNFKILEFTVKSIAPFIDSLYLQPDQLNPNQIELRWKEKGYDNLFNAYSLSDGTLRFICLCTLLLQPDPPNTIIIDEPELGLHPAAIIKLGAMIQSASVHSQIIVSTQSINLLDNFKPEDIIVVDRENDQTIFKRLSKSTLGEWLDNYTLGELWKKNVLGGRP; via the coding sequence ATGAGTATTTACTCAATACACATAAGAAACTTTAAATCTATAAGGGATAGTGGCCCAATACGTATCAATCCGCTTAATATTTTGATCGGTTCCAATGGTGCCGGGAAAAGTAATTTTATAGGCTTTTTCAAGTTTTTAAATATGCTTTTCGAGCAGCAATTGCAAAATCATATTTCAAGGAAAGGCCGGGCAGATGGCTTTATGTATTTCGGGAGGCGGTCAAAATTCATTGGTGGAGAAATTATTTTTACCAATGAAGATAACAGAATAAGCAACCGCTATAGTTTTAAAATGGAGCCAGACCAATCAAACAGCTTATTTTTTAGCGAAGAATACAGCGATTACAATATGAAGACCAAAACTTCAAATGACGAGATCTCATGGAGTCTAAAGAAAATAAATTCTGGAGGCCCGTCTGAAAGTAGGTTACAGGATGATGGCTCTGTCCGTTCTCAATTTTTAAGAGATTTTTTTAAGTCATTCAAGGTCTTTCATTTTCATGATACAAGCGATTCTTCAAAATTAAAAGGCTTTTGTAATACAACGGATTATGAATATTTGATTGAAGATGGAAGTAATCTGCCTGCATTTTTATATAAAATGAAAGAGTTGGCTCCAAAGAATTTTAAGATCCTTGAATTTACGGTAAAGTCTATTGCACCATTTATAGATAGTTTGTATTTGCAGCCAGACCAGTTAAATCCAAATCAGATAGAATTAAGATGGAAAGAAAAAGGATATGATAACCTTTTTAATGCATATTCACTTTCGGATGGGACGTTAAGATTTATTTGTCTTTGCACATTATTACTACAGCCAGATCCACCTAATACGATTATAATAGATGAACCTGAATTAGGCCTGCATCCTGCTGCTATTATAAAATTAGGTGCGATGATACAAAGTGCATCGGTGCACTCTCAGATAATTGTTTCTACCCAGTCTATTAACTTGTTAGACAATTTTAAGCCTGAAGATATAATTGTTGTTGATAGAGAGAATGATCAAACGATTTTTAAACGTCTAAGTAAAAGCACCTTAGGTGAATGGCTT